DNA sequence from the Alkaliphilus metalliredigens QYMF genome:
GCCTAAAAAAGAAAAAACACCTTGACAAATACAACATAACTATTATACTTATATATATAACTATACAACCATAGTGGTTGTGAATTTAAAGGTGGTGAACGTTATTGAGTCTATTTCATGATAATAAACCTATATTTATACAGATTAAGGAGAAGATCGAAGATCAAATTGTTAATAAACAACTAAAGGAGCATGATCAAATACCGTCAACAACTCAAATGGTTCATTTCTATAAGGTAAATCACATTACTATTTCTAAAGGGATTAATTTGTTGGTGGATGAGGATATTATTTACAAGAAAAGAGGTGTGGGTATGTTCGTTGCTGAAAATGCTAGGGATAAGTTATTGCAAAACAGAAGAAATCAATTTGTAGACACCTATGTATCACCGATGATTGAAGAAGCAAAAAAATTAGGTCTAACCCACAAGGACATTGCCGATATTATGAAAAAAATTGAAGGAGTTTGATAATGATGAATTTTGATGTAAAGTTAACCAATGTATCGTTTAAATATAATGATTTTCAAGCATTAAAGGATATTTCCTTTACTCTTTCCCAGGGGAAAATCTATGGATTACTAGGAAGAAACGGGGCTGGAAAAACGACCCTACTTTCACTGTTAGCCTCCTTCAATACACCTACATCCGGTACCATTAGAATAGGTTGCGAAGATCCCTTTGAAAACAGTAAAATCATGCCCAATGTTGCCTTCCTCTATGAAAGTGATTACAGTGAAGAGGACGAATCTGTTCTCGACTATTTTGAAGCATCTGAGCGTTATAGGCCTAACTTTGACACTCAATACGCTAAGGAGCTAGCTGCCCGATTTAAATTGCCCCTAAACAAACCTATTAATGAGTTCTCCAGTGGAATGCAGTCTGCATTAAATGTAATACTAGGCCTTGCAAGTCGTAGTCCAATTACCATATTCGACGAGGTTTATTTAGGTATGGATGCACCTACAAGAGAGTTATTTTATAGAGAAGTATTGGAGGAGCAATCTCGCCATCCAAGAATCATCATTTTATCTACTCATCTAGTCTCTGAAATGGAGTATCTATTTGATCACGTATTAATTTTGGATCAGGGGAGCGTATTAGTCGATGAGGCAATTGATGAAGTGATTGGTCGAGGTGCATCTATTACAGGCCCAGCTGATGTTGTTGATAAATTTGTCAATAACATGAAACAGTTACACACACAAGAACTTGGGAATACAAAATCGATAATGGTTTATGGAGAAATAAGCGAAACCGATGAAGCTAAGGCCAACAGAAATCAACTGGAGATAGGATCTGTTTCCCTACAACAACTATTTATTTATTTAACTGAAAAGGAGGAGGAATAACATGACTACACCAACTAAGTCTATTAAATCAAAACTATCTCTAGATTTATTTTATATGCAAATGCAATGGTCTTTCTGGTATATTTCTATTATTTTAATTATCCATTTAATTCTACAACTAGTTCTCCCTCGATTTGTGCCAGATGTAGAGGAGATCAACTTAAGCTTTATGATCATGTTTTTTCAATCATCTAAGATTTATATGGCTATTATTGGGATTATAGCTTGCTACTCATTTCTTCCCTTCTTCGTAAAGAATGGGATTACCCGAAGGG
Encoded proteins:
- a CDS encoding GntR family transcriptional regulator, with amino-acid sequence MSLFHDNKPIFIQIKEKIEDQIVNKQLKEHDQIPSTTQMVHFYKVNHITISKGINLLVDEDIIYKKRGVGMFVAENARDKLLQNRRNQFVDTYVSPMIEEAKKLGLTHKDIADIMKKIEGV
- a CDS encoding ABC transporter ATP-binding protein, which translates into the protein MMNFDVKLTNVSFKYNDFQALKDISFTLSQGKIYGLLGRNGAGKTTLLSLLASFNTPTSGTIRIGCEDPFENSKIMPNVAFLYESDYSEEDESVLDYFEASERYRPNFDTQYAKELAARFKLPLNKPINEFSSGMQSALNVILGLASRSPITIFDEVYLGMDAPTRELFYREVLEEQSRHPRIIILSTHLVSEMEYLFDHVLILDQGSVLVDEAIDEVIGRGASITGPADVVDKFVNNMKQLHTQELGNTKSIMVYGEISETDEAKANRNQLEIGSVSLQQLFIYLTEKEEE